TTTGTCGGAGCAGATTCGGTTCGGAATTTTTTTAGGACTTGGAATCAATCTACTAATGATGACGATCCAATCCCTTTGGAGTTTGGATTTTTTTTCCGAAGGGACTTTAGAAAGTGTAAGTGCAGGCCGGACCACGGGACTTCTGCAAGACTCAGGTTCTGCTTCTTGGGTCTTACCCGTCCTTTCATTACTCTGGATTACGAAACTGATCACCAACTGGCGTAAGTCCAAAGAAAGATTAAGTTTGGCGCTCGCGATTGTTTCTTTTCTATTTGTGACTTGGCTTGGATTGAAACAAGGGAAAGCATTTTGGGTGGTATGGACCATCTCTAATGCTATCGGAATAATTCATCTAACAACCGATTTGTGGATCATTTCTATCACAAAAAAAAGAATCATACGAGTCGCATTGTATTTTTTCATTCCAGTCCTTGGATTTCTCACTTTGTATGGACTTAGTTTTTTACAAAAGGACCTGGCCCTAGTTGAGTTATCCAAAAGAACCATGACTGCCTTTCCGGTTTGGAAATCAGACCCATATTTAGCTCTCAAACGAATGGATTTGGTTCGAGCAGAACTACTGACCATCTGCGTGGAAGGAATCAAAAACAATCTATGGCTCGGAAATGGAATTGGATCTTTCCCACTTGCTATGCTCGATCCTTTCCGCATTGGAACTAAAACATCTAGCATACTGATCGACTTCCCACCTAACTTTTATCTTTGGTTGGTACATGACTTAGGGATTCTTGGTGCAGTTGTCTTTTTGTTCTATATCGGAGTATTTTTGTGGGAGAGGGGTCTTTGGAAACAGGCATCACTACTCCTGATTCCCCTTTTTTTTGGAGTTCAGTTCCAAAACTCGGATGGGGCTTTTCTTTGTTTTTATCTAATCCTTCTCGGGGAAAAAGGGACTGGATACTCTCAGTCTTTTGATAAATTCAGAAAGACAATTTGGTTTTCCCCCTTACTCCTCATCCTTTCTGTCGGCCTTCCTTTGAACTATGCACTTTTTTATTCGCAAAGGTTTTGGGATTCTGGAATTGGATCTGAGTTTCGGAAAAACCAACTAAAAGAATACCAAACGGCAGCTACTCTTCCTCCAGGATCACCTAACTATGAATACGAATTTCACGGGAAGGTTTGGGAATGGAAACTTTCGGAATTTGGTTCTGCTAGGACAGGTCGAATCTTTTTAGAAACCACAAATAAAAGCCCTTTAGTAGAAGTATTATTTTTGAATTCTGATCGAACGACCATAAAACAAGAGTTATTTTCTGAAGTTCGACAAGGATATGTTTGGTCTGGAGAATGTCCCAAGGGGGCATCTTATATTCGACTTAAGTCTAGATCCAAATTGGAATTTCGATTGCCCAGGTCTGGGTTTGATGGAAACAACCGAATCCAATTTTAGAGTTCTATACCAACCTTCGAATGTATAAATCCTTTGTAATTTTGGCGACGGTTTTACCATCTTCGCCGACCACTTCGGTTTCATAAGTTCGAATGGTTTTTTTCTCTTTTTTTAATAGTTCTTTTAAGTCTTCAAATTCGCTATCTGGGATATGGAAGGTAGCAGTGACCGTACCTTCTCCGGGTTTGACAAAATCAATTTTTGCCCCTTTGTCCCAAACCATATAATCTTTTCCCAAATTCATCATCAGTAAAAACATAAAAAAAGGATCACACATAGAATAAAGGGATCCTCCGAAATGTGTTCCTACATAGTTCGTATTAGATAGTATGAGTGGCATAGTAACCACCATGGTGTTTTGATCCACAAGTTTTGGCAGGATGTTGGCACCTTCATAGGGTTTAAACATACGAAAGGCTTGTTCGAACCCATACGTTTGTTCTAAAAAATTCCATAAGGGGTTTACTCTGTATTCCAGAAGAATATCTCTGTGTCTCATAAACACAAGAATTTAAAGTATAGAATGATCGGTCTACTATTTCTTGTAAGTGAAAATAGAGAAATCATAAAAATCAGGGTTCAGAGATATCTAAAATTTCATCCGTTTGACTCGAAATTTCCCGCAATTGCCCCTTCATCTTATAGGTGATTTGTAAAATCCCTTGCTGCTCTTTGCGAATTTTCTCACATTCCTGATGGATTGTCTCTGACAGGTCTTTAATGTTTTCTAAATTTGTATGTATGGTTACAATTTCACCATACACTTCACCTGATGTATCTCTTACTCTTTCTGCAACATCATCAAGTGTTTTAGCTTTCGAAAGGATGGCTCCACCTCTTGATTTCAATTCTTGAATGGATTGAATCACTTCAGCAATGGTGCCGTGAACAATATGAATTTCATCTGCAATGAATTGAAAGGCACTCCCAGATTCAATGCCCAATTTCTCTGCTTTTCCATAATCATTCACGTTTTCTTTGAGTATCTTTGTGATTTGTCTAGCGTTGTTTGCAGTCATTGTAGATAATTTCCCAATTTCATCCGCTATGACAGTGAATCCCTTTCCTTCTGAACCAGAGTGGGTTGCTTCGATTGCAGCATTGATTGCAAGGAGGTTTGTTTCCTTTGAGACTCCGTTGATTAAATCAATGAGTTTCAAAATGTTCCCTGAAGATTCACTAAACTTTTTAATAGTTTTATTTGTATCCCCTACCTTAATTCGTCCGTCCTTACTTAAAAAAACTAAATTCTCCATAGTATCATTTCTACTTTGGATCTCTGCGATGACAATATTTACAATATCAAACATAATATCGATTTCTTCTGAAGTTTTCCCCACTGCTTCCATAAGTTTTACTTCTTCTGTTGCCAGCTGTGATACAATTTGATAAACGCGGTCAATGTCCAGACCCGCAGTATGAATTTTTCCATTTAGATCAGCGATATGTGCACTGATTTCGTCCATTCGTTTGTTGAGGGAAGAACAGTGTTGTAATAAGGAATCTGAATATTCATGGATATCGATCCCTAATCCAGAAAGCAAAAGAACGGGATCAGCCGTTTGGGATTTTGACTCTATCCATAGTTTTACGATTCTGCGTTTTTTATTGAGTAAAAAAAGGTAAAGGATAGTTAAGAGAACTGCTCCGAGAGCAATCAAGATAGGAAACGGAGTGGGGATTCTACCAATGAAGGATTGCAGAATGATTGTGATAGTCAATACAACTAGGATTGTTACTAAAAAGTTTTCTAAACGGTTGAGTGGAGGATAAACCTCATATTTTTCATTGAGTACTTCATACTTATTTCTATTATTTCCCATTGAGTTATCAAAAATCACTTTTATATACTTTTTTTAGAGAAAAACCATTATTTCTCCATCTAAACTATTAGACTATGGAATATACAAAGAAGGAACTAGAAGAATACTCTCCACTGGCGGAACTTCTGCAAAACCAAGTGCGTGGTGTAAAAGATGTAACTGGTCTCGTTGAAGTGACAAAGAATTTAATCGTACAAATAGAAACTTTGTATGCAGAAAAGGAACTATTGTTTGAAAAAACAAATACAAAATCTATAGAAGAAGTAATCTTTCTCATTCAAGGAATGGAAGAACAACTGAACTCCCTATATTCAGAACCTGAGACGTAAAAAAATAACACAATTCGATTTGGGAGAAATCATGGAAAAAGTAATAGACGCAAAATTTTCTAACAAACTGGGAACGTTAACACAAGCAGAGGCGGATGCAGCTGCCTTCGGAATCGTTAAGGTGGATGGAAATGGAAAAATCCTATTGTATAACAAATATGAATCGGAACTTTCAAATTTACCTAACGACACAGTGATTGGTAAAAATTTCTTCACTGAGGTTGCCATTTGTGCAAACAACAGAATTTTTTATGGAAAATTTAAAGAGGGCATGGTCTCTAAAAACTTAGACACGGCTTTTAATTATGTATTCACCTATAGAATGAAACCTACCAATGTTCTGATCCATTTGTATTATGATAAAACATCTGATTCCAATTGGATATTTGTTAAATTGAGATAGTGAAGTGTCATTTGAGTAAATAAAGTTTTTCTCGAATGTATTCTTCTATCCCAGAAAGGCTCGCGAAGTAACTGGTTTGTTTGTCTTCTTCTGGGATTTTATGTTCTATTTTCTTTTCTAATTTCAAAATCAAATCCATATATTGAATGGATTCCATCCCATAATCATAAATTAAATGTTTATTTGGTTCTGGTTTTACTCCAAGTATAGATTCTAAAATTGCTAGAACACTGGAATGAGAATCGTTTGGTTTAGGTGTATTTAAACCTGACTTTTGGTTTTGAATCCTTTCGTACTCGTCATTACAAAGTTTGGTGATGGTGGGGTAGTCTGGTTTGCCATTCGGAAGTTTTGGTAAGGAAACGTTGGTTAAAATCACCCTTGGGACATGGCTATCTGGCAATTCCCTTCTCAAAATTTGTAAAATTTCCGAAGCAGGTAAAGTTCCCGTAGAAAAAAGACCGATGGTTTGTCCAAATCCATCGAAGATGGGAACACATACAAATTCTCCTTCCAGTGAGAGTCCTAGGATTTCTGATTCAATCCGATCCAAGGAAACTCTTTTCCCATTGTGTTTTATGATCCGATCTTTTCTTCCAAAAAGAAACCACCCAAGCTCAGACCAATTTCCTAAATCTCCTGTCGGATAATAAGAATTAGGTGGCAATGTATCTTTGGTCCAAGTTTTGTTTTCCAATAAGAAGGACTGATGGGAAAGAAATGGGCTCTGGATTTGGAGTTCTGTTTCTTCTAATCCTTCTTCGGATCGAAACTTTGTTTCTAATCCTGGAATAATTTGGAACCTGTTTTGCCTGAGTGGGTCTCTGTATCCAATCCCACCTGTTTCTGTAGACCCATAGATTTCGAGAACAGAAATCCCTCCTCGGTCTCGCAAAACACGCGATAGAGGAACGGGGAATTTCATCCCTGAGACTACGGCAAATTCGGGGAGCGATTTACTTTGTGTTAGCGCCGATTGCAACTTAGGAGCCGAGGTGATCCAGAGTTTCCCACTGTCTGAAGATGAGTTGCACTCGAAAGAGACACCCAACCGTTTGGGTAATAAAAAACCCCAGAGCAATCCATAGAGATGACAGAGGGGGACTTGTACATTGACTTTTTCAGACTTCGTATAAAGCGATCGAATTTCAGGATTATTGACCCAATAAGAAATTTCCTGTTCTATCTCGCTCCATTCTTTACATACTATTTTGGGAAGGCCGGTGGATCCAGAAGTGACAAGACAAAATGACTTGGGTGAAGTCAGCAAGGGGAGAGGGAAGTTGGTTAAATGTTCTTCGAGTTTGGTTCCTTTCCAAAGTGGATCGACAAGGATCGGATTTTGAGATTCTAAATCGGATTCAAAATACCCTGAAAGAAAATACTCGTTGTTTGCGAATCGGAGAATAGAGGCCATAAAACAAAAAATCCTCCCCCCAAAGAATGAAGGAAGGATTTCTTGTAAGGTAGGTGTATATTTAAGCTGCTTGTTGTTTTCCCAAACGTTTTTTCATTAGGAACCCGAGGGCTGCTCCCACAACAATCAAACTTGCCGAAACTTCAAAAGCGTTTTTGCGAACAGCTTTGAGAAGGTAGGCAGAAAAACCATTGTCAGCATAAAAATCACTTACGCGAACTACATACGAAGGACGGTTTGGTGCTGGAATTTGATCTACATGCAAATACCAGTCCTTATGAGCCACACCATTCGAGTGCATCCAAGAATTAAAGAAGATATAACCAGAAGTAGAAGGTTTACGAATGTCATCACCTTCTGTTGGGTGGTTAAATACTCCTGGAACAATGATTGCCCAAGGGAATCCATTTTTATCAATAAAGGAATCTTTTCCCTTACTGTCTTTAAAGTAACCAGGACGATAGATTTGTCTGAACACTCCATCTGTCTTTTGGTTGATGGCAAGGAAGTAGTTCAAATGTCCACCCACTAGGTTTTTTGTTTCATTCAAATCCACTGGCTCTTCAAATGTAATCGTAACTTGTGCCGTTACACCGCGAACAAAGTCATTGATTGTAAAAGTAGATCCTGCTTTCGGAGCATTTTTACTGCCAAAAAGTGTCTTGTCAGAACTTGGAAGAATTAAAACTCCTCGTTTGAGTTGCGCTGTATTTAAAGTTCCGCCTGTGCAATCTCCTACAACATTTGCAGTGTACTTCGAGGCAGCAGCACAACCATTCCATGGATTTCCACTTCCGTCTACATAACTCACTTGCACTGTAGCATTTGTGGGAACATCCAAAGAAAGTCTGAGTTCATGATTGTATCCTGCACCTTTTGCAACATGTGTATACGTTCCACGAATCACCTTCACCTTATTTGTTGGAGTTTTGTCCATTTCTGTGCTGAATATTGTCGAGTGGTCATTTAAGTCCGCATCTCCTGCTGATGGATACATATCTTCAAAAGCAATCGTATATCGACCAGAACGTGCTGTGGTTGCAAGGCTTGGGTCCTCTGGAAATTCATCATGAGCATTCGCAATCCCATCACAATCAGAATCAACCGCTTGGACACAACCATTCACTGGTTGGAAATTGGTTGTGTCTACATTAACAACGGGAGCCACAACGACAGTTCCTTCCGATCCAGAACCAGTAGATGGTTGTTGAACAGGAGCCGATCCTGTAATCTCTACCACTTCACCTGTAGTCGGATTCACACCGATGATACTTACTTCGACTGTAGTAACAGTTGGCGGAACACTGATAGGGATGGTAACGGATCCATTAGAATCGGTAGTTCCTGTACCCACTACGTTCGGCTCTCCTGTAGTTGTAGTTTCTGTAACGGTTACTGGTGCGTTAGCTACTGGCCCCGATTCGTTTCCTACAACAACAGTTACGGGAACAGTAATGTTTGTTTCAAAATTAAAGCTACCACCATTGGTTTGGTCTACCACTACGACTGTGGTTTCGTTATTGACCGTTGTCGGTGCTGGTGTGGGAGCTGAAGTTACTGGTGCTGCGGGTGCTGAAACTTCAGTTCCTTGTGTGGTTGCTGTTTGGTCTCCACCTGTGGAACCGCCAGTAGTTTCAGTGGGAGTTGTCACTTGGGTTGGATCTGTGGTTTCTAATCCAACGACTGTAAAAGTACCGTCACCGGTATTTGCCGCTTCTGCTTTGGTCTCTGTTGAGGACCCATCACCTAATCCCAAAAAAGGGAGAAGTAATAAACCCTTCTTTTTATTGGAACAGTCCAAAATTAAAAGGGGAATTGATAAAAGAACTAACCATCGTTTCATATTGAGATTTCCTACCTGTATAGGGAATTAAACGACAAAATAGTAAAAAAATCAACGGAGAATTGGAAGAAATTAGGGAAATCCATTGGACATTTGGGTAGAAGTACGAACAGGGGTGTAAAAAAATGAACGAATCCCCAAACAAATCAGACATAAATCTGATTTGCTCTCCATATAACTTTAGTTTGTTGCTACGTGAGCCACCGCATTCCCAAAAACAAAATTCTGAAACCGAACCTCTCGGTATCCCAATTCTTTTAAGATATTTGCCAAGGTTTCTTGGTCAGGATAAACCTTAGAGGAATGGGGGAGATAATCAAACATCTCATTTTCCTTTCCATAGAGTAAATACCCGAATATTGGAACAATTTTGAAAAAATAAAAGTCTGCAAAGAACTTAAGAAATTTTGGTCGCACACGTCCCACATCCAAATTGACAAAAACTCCATCTTTCTTTAACACTCGTTTGATTTCTAGTAGGCACTTCTTTAGGTCAGAAACATTACGAAGGCCAAATCCCATAGTCACAATATCAAAACTACCATCAGAAAATTGGCTGAGGTCCATGGCATCCCCGATGAGGAGTTGGACTCTTGGGTCTTTTGGGATTTTGTGGATGGCAAAGGACAACATCTTTTCGGAAAAATCAAGGCCTACAATTCGTTCCAATTGCGGTTCTTTCCAGAGCCGAAAGGTTATGTCTCCAGTTCCGCAACATAAGTCTAGGGCAGATTTGGCTTCTGGGACAGATTTTTTGGCCTCTCTGACCACCCAATCTTTCCAGATCCGATGTAGGAAAAAACTATTCCAATCATTGAATCTGTCGTAGGCCTTGGCGATTCCATCAAAATTGGTTCTTACATATTCGGGTTTCTTTTCTTGGGATGGCAGTTGGTATTGGTTCATAGAGGTCGATACATCCATGAATTGGACATTTTCAATTCCCGCAATTTTGATTTTTATTCTTCTTTTTTGTTTTTCACTCACTTCCTTTTATTTTTTCTTTCGAATGATCTTGGGCTTAAGGAAATTGGAAGATCGAAATTTCCGTTCTTCGGTATTTCCCAAAGAACCAACGGAAGCAGAGGTGGAATTGTTTTTTTCCCCATTGGAAAGAACCATTCGTTGGTTACCAACCATCGCTTCCCTTTCGATGCTTCTCGGACTTTTAGGTACTGTTATTGGAATTAACTCTGCTTTTGGTGCCATGGAAGCCCAAGGGAAGGTAAGTTTAGATGTACTCGCTGGTGGAATCAAAGACGCATTGAATACTACAATTGTTGGTCTTCTGGTAGCAATTCCGTCGTTGTATTTCCACCGATTTGCTGAAAACAAAATTCGATACATTTCGGAACTTATGGTAAAGGATTTTTCGAAGGTCCATGAAACTCCGTAAATCAAATTCGGATTCATCGATTGATATCAGTAGTCTCATCGATGTATTATTTATTTTATTAATCTTTTTAATGTTAGCTGTTCGATTTACGGAAACAACATCAACTTTACAACTCGATCTTCCCAAAACACAAACGGAGTCGATTGGGGAAGAGTCTCCCAAGTTTAAAATCCAAATCAACCACTTAGGTTTAGTTTTTTTCGATGGGAAAGAAACATCCAAAGATTCACTAACACTCATCATTCCCAAAAATGAGGATGGAAAATCTCCCATTGTTTTGGAGGTAGATAAGAGAGCTGTATTTGAATCTTTTGTTTTTGTAACGGACTTATTAAAGTCAAAAGGATATCAAAAAGTTGACATCATCACTCGAAAGGATTAGAGGATTGGACCAAATCGATTAAAAATTTATATTTTTTGTTTTTCACTTTTTGTTCCAATATAGTTTTTCCTCTATCATTGGTTTGAATTGCATCAAGAACTCCCATGAGTTGCCCAAAGTTTTGAATCCGAATCAATTGTAAAATCTCTCGTTTTAGTCCTGGCGCTGATGTGTTTAAAAAAGTTTGTACAAATTCCTCTTCAGATTCTTCTAGTTTTGTTGTTTCTCCAAGTTCTTTTGTATGTATGGGACCAATTTTTGATTTTTGAACCAATTCTCCAGGAATGACTTCTAATCTAGTTAAAGGAATTTCAAACCAGAATTCAGATCCTTCTCCAATGATACTTTTTACATAAATGGAACCACCTAGGAACTCAACTAACTGGTGACAGATGGAAAGCCCAAGCCCAGTTCCTTCTTTGTAGGAACTTCCTTGTTCTGTTTGTTGGAATGCTTCAAAGATTGAATGTAATTGATCATTCGGAATTCCAATTCCAGTATCTCTTACAATGAATTTTACTGTATCGAAAGAATGTTCCGGGGTACGTTGGATTTGAATTTCTAAACTTACGGAACCTTGGTTTGTAAACTTTAAGGCATTCCCAAGTAAATTCACAAGTATTTGGCGGATTTTTTGTAAATCTGCTTCGTAATAACAGGCTTCAATTGCACTTGGATTTAAAAGTTCGAAACTAATTGATTTTTCAGAAAACCGATAGGAAAACATGGAGAATAAAGCATCCCAAAGTTGAACGAGCGAAAATCGTTCGCGTGATTCCGTCATTTTTCCTGCTTCAATTTTCGATAGATCCAAAATATCATTGATCATTCCGAGTAAATGGACTCCGTTTTCATAGAGAGAATTTACATAACCTTTTAAGTGGTTCGGAAGATTTGGATCCTTTTCTAAAATTTGAGAAAACCCAATCACCGCATGAAGGGGTGTTCTCAATTCATGTGTGATTTTAGAAAAGAAAACAGATTTGGAGCGATTGGCTTTGATGGCAGCTTCTACGGCTTTTTGTAATCGTTTGTTTTGTAATTGGATCTTTTGAGAATAATCATTTAGTTTATCTTCCGCTAGTTTGCGGTCGGTAATATCAAAGACTGTTGATTTGCTAATTACAAAATTTCCATTTTTGTCGAAGGTAGCTGTTGAATTTAGGCTTACAAAGAAAGTAGACTTGTCTTTTCTTAAAAATTCTAACTCAACACCAGTTAGGTTTTCATTTGGGAAAGAGTCTGTTATCAATCTATATTTTTCTTGGCTACTTTCTGTAAGTAGGTCACTAAATTTAAAGTTGCCAACGATCTCTTCTCTGGCATAACCCAACCAATCCAATTCAGTATCGTTGATCGAAACAATTATGTTATCTTTGTCAAGAGAGTGGTATCCGCACGGAGCATTGTTGTAGAGGTCCAAAATCCTCTCATAAGATTTCATTAAATTCTCTTCGGCAATCTTTCTGTTTGTTATATCGTTTCCGATCGATAAAACTTCATAAGGATATCCAAATTCATTTTTTAAAATTCGGTTAGACCAAGTAACGGTCCGTTTGTCATTTTCTCCAATGAATACATCGTATTCTTGCCTAATATTTTGTTCTGGTCTATGGAAAATATTCCATAGTTGAGATTTCACTTCGTTGGATTTTTCAAAGGGAATTTGAAACAAATCTAATACTACGTCTTTCCCTTCGGCTACTTCTCTAGAGATTTGAAAGAATTCTTCAGCATAAGGATTGATGGAATGGATTTTGAAATCAGGGCTCCAGCGAATGATAATAGAGTTTGCTGTATCATAGATATCTTGGTACTGTTTTTCTTTTTCGCGAATGATGCGTTCGATTTCTTCAGAATTACTTAAATTTTTTCGAAAGAGAATTAACCTTAGTTTTTTCTCCCTTCTATAAGAGTTGTGGTAGTAATAGGCTATAAACAACAATCCAAAAGCAAAGAGAATTGTTAGGAATTCATTAATCATTTGATTTCCAATAATAACATAGTCATGTCGTCAGCTACTTTTCCACCAGAGTAATCCAACACTTCTTCCTGAACCGAATCTAGGAATTCTCTTCCCGATAGATGAATCCGACTTTCGATAATTTCGGAAAATTTTTGATCCCCTAAATACTCTTCGTTATCATTGGGAACTTCAAACATTCCATCGGAGAATAGGAACAAACGATCTCCCGAACTCAAAAACAAGTCTTCATTTTCAGCATTGAGTTGGTCAGGGAACATCATAAGACAAAAACCTTTGGTCCCGAGTTTCGTGATCTTTTGGTCTCGAATGAGAAACATACTGTGGTGGCCAGCCATTGAGTATGAGAGTAGGTTTTCTTCTGCTTTATAACGAATATAAATTGCACTAATGAAATGAGTGCTAATCAGTGGTGTAAGAGTACTGTGGATCCAATATAAACTTTCGCTAGGTGACAAAAAAGATTTATCCATGGTTTTGAAAGTAATGATAGCCATAAGAGAGATCATTGCAGCTGCAATTCCATGACCGGTCACATCCCCAAATAATATATCCAAATCACCAGAAGGTAACAGATCGTAGGTGATAAGATCTCCTCCCACCAAGTCCATAGGTTTGTAGGAAGTGTAAATTTGATAGAGGGGAGAAGGTGGGAATTGGAAAGTTACAAGATTTTCTTGGTTTGCTTTTGCTAGTTCCAAATCTTTTTGGATGGCTTGCAAAAGATCGATTCTCTCTTTTTCTAAGGTTTTGATTTTGATATGAGTTCTGATTCTAGCTAAAATTTCTGTTTCTTGGAAAGGTTTTGTTATATAATCAACGGCTCCTGTTTCCAATCCTTTGACAATGTCACTGGTCTCATTCAGAGCCGATAAAAAGAGAATAGGAGTGTTTTTGGAGCGATCTGTAGTAAGCAATCGTTTGGCGACATCCAGTCCGCTGATTCCTGGCAACAAAATGTCGAGTAGGATTAAGTCAAAATCGAGTGCTTCTGCAAGTTCTAAAGCATATTCGCCGTCGTATGCCACCGCCACTTCATACCCTTGGTTAAGCAAAATATGAGTGATAATTTCAATATTGGTTTCATTATCATCGACAACCAAAATCTTTGCC
The sequence above is drawn from the Leptospira wolbachii serovar Codice str. CDC genome and encodes:
- a CDS encoding PP2C family protein-serine/threonine phosphatase, which codes for MHTKQAAKILVVDDNETNIEIITHILLNQGYEVAVAYDGEYALELAEALDFDLILLDILLPGISGLDVAKRLLTTDRSKNTPILFLSALNETSDIVKGLETGAVDYITKPFQETEILARIRTHIKIKTLEKERIDLLQAIQKDLELAKANQENLVTFQFPPSPLYQIYTSYKPMDLVGGDLITYDLLPSGDLDILFGDVTGHGIAAAMISLMAIITFKTMDKSFLSPSESLYWIHSTLTPLISTHFISAIYIRYKAEENLLSYSMAGHHSMFLIRDQKITKLGTKGFCLMMFPDQLNAENEDLFLSSGDRLFLFSDGMFEVPNDNEEYLGDQKFSEIIESRIHLSGREFLDSVQEEVLDYSGGKVADDMTMLLLEIK